From Streptomyces sp. 6-11-2, one genomic window encodes:
- a CDS encoding DUF6457 domain-containing protein yields MNPLDRWIAQVAGELGVSRDALDRDGVLDVAKNVAHQVARPAAPLTTYLLGVAVGRGVAPAAAAETVNKLAAAWPVPSGGEPPAPSQPGRGT; encoded by the coding sequence GTGAACCCCCTGGACAGATGGATCGCCCAGGTGGCCGGTGAACTCGGGGTGAGCCGGGACGCGCTGGACCGGGACGGGGTGCTGGACGTCGCGAAGAACGTCGCCCACCAGGTCGCCCGCCCGGCCGCGCCGCTCACCACCTACCTGCTGGGTGTCGCCGTGGGACGCGGCGTCGCGCCCGCCGCCGCCGCCGAGACCGTGAACAAGCTCGCCGCGGCCTGGCCCGTACCGTCCGGCGGCGAACCCCCCGCCCCCTCACAGCCGGGAAGAGGAACATGA
- a CDS encoding Re/Si-specific NAD(P)(+) transhydrogenase subunit alpha — MTLIGVPRETATGERRVALVPKVVERLRAAGLSVVVEAGAGAGALIPDEQYEQSGATIGEPWAADVVVKVNPPTPHEIGLLSPGSAVIGFLAPLTRPEIAEQLRLTGVAGFAMEAVPRISRAQSMDALSSQANVAGYQAVLVAARNSTRFFPMLTTAAGTVKPATVLVLGVGVAGLQALATAKRLGARTTGFDVRPEVAEQVRSLGARWLELGVEASGEGGYARALTEEEQAEQQRRLSEAIAGFDVVITTALVPGRPAPKLVTAEAVRRMRPGSVVVDLAGETGGNCELTTPGETMVWHDVTVAAPLNLPATLPEHASELYARNVQALLELMLADGEFAPDLEDEILAACCVTQNSDQLTEAR; from the coding sequence ATGACGCTGATCGGAGTCCCCCGGGAGACCGCGACGGGCGAACGCCGCGTCGCGCTGGTGCCCAAAGTCGTCGAACGGCTGCGCGCCGCGGGCCTCTCCGTCGTGGTGGAGGCCGGGGCCGGGGCCGGGGCACTGATTCCCGACGAGCAGTACGAGCAGTCCGGGGCCACCATCGGAGAACCATGGGCGGCCGACGTCGTGGTCAAGGTGAACCCGCCGACGCCCCACGAGATCGGCCTGCTGAGCCCCGGATCCGCCGTGATCGGCTTCCTGGCGCCCCTGACCAGGCCGGAGATCGCCGAGCAGCTGCGCCTGACCGGCGTCGCCGGCTTCGCGATGGAGGCCGTTCCGCGGATCTCCCGCGCGCAGTCCATGGACGCGCTCTCCTCGCAGGCCAATGTCGCCGGCTACCAGGCGGTGCTGGTCGCCGCCCGGAACTCCACCCGTTTCTTCCCGATGCTCACCACGGCCGCCGGAACGGTGAAGCCGGCCACGGTCCTGGTGCTCGGCGTGGGCGTCGCGGGGCTCCAGGCACTGGCCACCGCCAAACGTCTCGGCGCCCGCACCACCGGATTCGACGTCCGGCCCGAGGTCGCCGAGCAGGTCCGCTCGCTGGGCGCGCGGTGGCTGGAGCTGGGTGTCGAGGCATCGGGCGAGGGCGGGTACGCCCGTGCCCTGACCGAGGAGGAACAGGCCGAGCAGCAGCGGCGGTTGAGCGAGGCGATCGCCGGCTTCGACGTGGTGATCACGACTGCGCTGGTTCCGGGACGCCCGGCACCGAAGCTGGTCACCGCCGAGGCCGTGCGGCGGATGCGGCCCGGCAGCGTGGTCGTCGACCTCGCCGGGGAGACCGGCGGCAACTGCGAACTCACCACACCGGGGGAGACCATGGTGTGGCACGACGTCACCGTGGCCGCCCCGCTGAACCTGCCGGCGACCCTGCCCGAGCACGCCAGCGAACTGTACGCCCGGAACGTCCAGGCGCTGCTCGAACTCATGCTGGCCGACGGCGAGTTCGCGCCGGACCTCGAGGACGAGATCCTCGCCGCCTGCTGTGTGACCCAGAACAGCGACCAGCTCACGGAGGCCCGATGA
- a CDS encoding NAD(P) transhydrogenase subunit alpha translates to MMFLADLAILVLAGFVGFAVISKVPNTLHTPLMSGTNAIHGIVLLGGLVLLGRSASGPFERVLLVVAIVFGTINVVGGFLVTDRMLGMFKKAPEGAGAGKDAVGRG, encoded by the coding sequence ATGATGTTCCTGGCCGACCTGGCGATCCTGGTGCTGGCCGGATTCGTCGGCTTCGCGGTGATCTCCAAGGTGCCCAACACCCTGCACACCCCGCTGATGTCCGGGACCAACGCCATCCACGGCATCGTCCTGCTCGGCGGCCTGGTCCTGCTCGGCCGCTCCGCGTCGGGGCCCTTCGAGCGGGTGCTGCTGGTCGTCGCGATCGTGTTCGGCACGATCAACGTGGTCGGCGGGTTCCTGGTGACCGACCGCATGCTCGGCATGTTCAAGAAGGCGCCGGAGGGCGCCGGAGCCGGAAAGGACGCGGTCGGCCGTGGATGA